The genomic stretch CAGATCGGCAGTTGCGCAACGACAGGCGGGGTACGAGCCCCCGCCCTACAATGGCCGCCGCCACAATACAGGAGACACCATGAACCTGCTCTATCTCAGTCGTGCCGATGTCGAGAGCCTCAACATCGGTCTGCCCGCCATCATCGAGGTTGTCGAGGAGGGGTTCCGGCTCAAGGGCCTGGGCCAGACCGAGATGCCGCCCAAGACCTCACTGCACCCGCATGACCCGACGACCTTCCTGAACGCCATGCCCGCGTACATTGGCGGGGACGTGAAGGCCGCGGCGATGAAGTGGGTCGGCGGGGCCGATGACAACTACAAGCAGGGCCTGCCCACCATCACCGGCCTGCTCATCTTCAACGATCCGATCACAATGGTGCCCCTGGCGGTCATGGACTGCGCGTGGCTGACGATGATGCGCACCGCCGCCGCGAACGCCGTGGCGATGAAGTACCTGGCGCCCCGGCACGTCGGAGTCGTGTCGGTCATCGGCTGCGGCGTCCAGGGGCGGGCGAACCTGCGCGTCATGGCGCTGCAGTACCCGTCCATCCGTGAGGCTCGCGTCTACGACATCAACCCCGACGTCCTGGCCCGCTGTGTGGCTGAGGCGCCAGTCGAGACCGGCCTGAACATCGTCCCGGTCGCCAGCGCCGAAGCCGCCGTGCGCGACGCCGACATCGTCGTCACCGCCGGCTACATGCCGCCCAACCCCACGCCGTACATCGAGAACGAGTGGCTCAAGCCGGGTGCCATGGCCGCTCCGGTGGACTACAACGTGGCCTTCCAGAGCGAGCTGTGCCAGCGCGTGGACAAGCTCGTCACCGATGACATCGGCCAGATGAACTACTACCGCACTAAGGGCTACTTCGAGGGCGTGCCTCAGGCGTGGGACCTGGGCGATGTCGTCGCCGGCACGAAGCCCGGCCGGCAGACCGATGGGGAACGCACGATGTCCATGTGCATGGGCATCGGCATTGATGACGCCGTGACCGCCAAGCTGATCTACGAGACGGCCCGGGCCCGAGGGGTCGGGACGCAGCTACCGCTCTAGACCGGGAGTCGCGTGGGGCCGCGTGTCCTCACGCGGCCAGTCGGACGGATGCGCGCGTGAGGACACGCGCGCCCACGCGACACTCAGGAGGGGACAGCATCATGCCACTTCGCACCGTTGAGTTAGCCGGAACGCCCCTCGCCATGGGGCGGCAGTACGGGGAGGAGCTGCGTGAGGAAGCGCGCGCGATGGTCGGGACGCGGCTGGAGTTGGCGGCCCAGACCGCCGCGGAACTGCAGCCGGCGCGCGATCTGCAGTGGTGCCTGGATGTAGCCGCTGACGCCGTGCCGGCGCTGGAGGCGTACTCGCCGCCGGTGTACCAGGAGCTGCAGGGCATCGCGGAGGCGACCGGCCTGTCGCTGCCCGAGTTGGTGATCGGCAACGGCTGGACGGACTTCCGCGATCTCCTGAAGGCCCGGGGGGCCAGCCACAACTGCACCTCGATCGCGGCGGGCGCACCCCTGACCGCCGATGGGCACACGCTGGTGGCACAGACGTGGGACATGAACCATTCGGCTGCGCCCTACCTCGTGGTCGTGCGACGCCGGCCGGACGACGGGCCGCGGACGCTGTCACTGACGACCGCGGGCTGCCTGTCGCTCATCGGCATGAATGAGGACGGCCTCGCCATCGGCAACACGAACCTCACGCCGACTGACGCTAGGCCGGGCGTGTTCTACCTGGCGCTAATCCACGAAGCCCTGCGCCAGCGGACCCTCGACCGCGCTGCGGCGGCCATCACCGACGCTTGCCGCATGTCGGGGCATTACTACTACCTCGCCGACGCCGCAGATCGGTTTGTGGGGCTGGAGACGATGGCCACGCGCCATGCGGTCATGTCGCTGACCGACGGGCGCATCTGCCACACGAACCACTACCTCGACCAAGCGCAAGCCACCAGCGGCATGGCGACCACTCCAGGGGCGAGCAGTCTGTCACGCCAGGAGCGCGGCTCGGAACTGATGGCGGGGCTGCGATGGGATGTCACGAACACATCTTTGTCACAAGTTCTGTCCGACCATCGTGGGGAGAACTGCATCTGCCGCCACGTCCAGGAAGACACGCCCTGGGCCAGCCTGGCGGCCGTGGTCATGGAGCCGGCGACACGTCAAGTGTGGGTCTGGGCCGGTCCGCCGTGTGAAGGAGACGTACAGTGCCTTGAGCCTTAGCAGAGCCCGACGGTGCGGGGATTCCCTGTACTAAGGCCGCCCAATATGTTATTGAGTTATCATATTCCACGTGCTGGGGCCTGTTTCCACAGGGTTATCCACAGCTCTCCACAGCCGCACGTGAATCAGGGCTGAGCCCGCGCCGGCGACACCTGGCCCGGCCTTGACACGGTGCCGAGGCTCTTTCTGCACTCCGATAGGATGCTCTGCGTACCCGACCCGGACGTCTCTCATCACACCCCCACATGACCGCGGCCTCACTCACTCCCGGATGCCGTTCACAATTGCGTCACATATTTCGCCGGATGGCGGCGGACACCCCAGAATCGCCCTCTTCCCCGCCTCGCCGCGGCACGCACAGCGCCCGATGAGCAGGTCCGCCTCGGAGGCCGGGCCGGCCCCGATCAGCACTGTCAGCGCCTTCCCCTCGCACCACTGCTCCTTCGCGCTCTGCAGGCCCTGGAAGAGACTCTCCATGCAGACGCTGCAGGCTTTCTCGCTGAGGATGCGCAGACCCGGGAAGGCTCGCGCCAGCGCCTCATGCGGACGCACGAAGCGTCGGCGATAGGCCTCGGGGCTCTCTCCCAGCAGCTCGATGGCGGCTTCATCGGCCACGCCGACGCCCAGGCGGGCACTCTCGCGGACGACCCGGACTTGCACGGGGTCAATCCCCATCAGCCGGCAGGCCGTGGCGTCCAACGCGACCGGGTCGGTCGAGGCCGCCAGCAGGCCCCACGGGAACGGATCGGCGTTGCCCGGTCCCATGCCCTCGTAGCCGATCGTCCCGTCCAGCACGTTGACGGTCACCAGGGGCGCGATCACGGTGTTCATCGCCGCGAGGGCGGCGTGCAGGTCCATCTCGTGGAACCGTTTCTTGTCCACCGGACGCAGGCAACCCTTGAGATTCTTCAGGGTGATGGTGATAAGGGCATTGAAGTGTGTCTTGGGGATCGGAACGTTGATGACGGCGTCGGCCTCGTAGAGGTGCTCGGACACGCCGATGGTCTCGGGCAGGGCGTCGTGGTGCGGCTGGAGCAGGCGGTACGGCCCGGAGTGGAAGAACACGAGGCGGGCCCCGGTACGGCGCGCCACGTCGGCCATGCCCGTCTGCTCGAAGTACTCCGTGCCGTCGGTCATGCCCCAGTAGGCGCCATCGCCGATGGTGACCTGCGCGGCGCCCTGATCCAGGGACCAGCGGCACAGGGCCTCGATCGTGCGGGCCGAGGTGTAGCCCTGCCCGCCGTGGAGGTTGGGCTTGAGCAGCACGCGGTCGCCGGTGCGCACGCAGTGGTCCTGGCCGATCAGGGCCAGGGCGCGGTCCACGGCGGCAACGAGGGCGTCAAGGGGCTCTGAGGGGGCGGTGACGAGGCTGACCTGGGACATCGCGTGCCAATCCGCGGGCGTGGGGGTGCCATACCGAATGAGAGAGCCACTTCGCCGTTGGGCCTGCGCCTCCTGCGTTCCTGCATTGATTTTCCGCCGCAGGCTGTGCTAACTTAGTGTCTGGTCAGGCCGCCTCGGAGGAGCGGGGCGACCTGCAGGACGCGAGGACAGGAAGTGTGACGAAGTTGCCTGAACCGTATTCGACCGGAGTATCGTTTCTTGATGAGCTGCTCGGCGGGGGCTTGCAGCCGGGCACGTTGACGGTAGTGCGCGGCGCTACCGGGGTCGGCAAGACGCAACTGGGCCTGAGCTTCTGCCAGGCCGGACTGGCCCAGGAGGGCCAACGGGGCTTCATTCTCGACATGGGTTCCCGAGGGGACACACAGCAGCACGCGGAGTATGCCCGCCGCCTGTTCGGGTGGGAGCTGCGCCAGGGCCGGGTGGACCTGAGCCACCTGTGGAACGGCTTTCAGCCGGTGGACTACCTGAACCCGTTTGGCTACGTCGGCAAGCGGGTGCTGCGCGATGAGATGAATGACGAGCAGTGGCGGGCCTGGAAGCTGACGGTCAACGAGAGCCTGCGCCAGGTGCTGGCCCACTGCTACTACCACTTCGTGCATGGCGTACGGCGGCAGCTCGTGGATGGCATCGAGCCCTTTGACAGGGCCCGGGAGTCGGCGCAGGTTGACCTGTTCGAGTACATCCTGCACCAGATCGTCCGCAAGCCCCACGACTGGGTGGCCC from bacterium encodes the following:
- a CDS encoding ornithine cyclodeaminase family protein, whose amino-acid sequence is MNLLYLSRADVESLNIGLPAIIEVVEEGFRLKGLGQTEMPPKTSLHPHDPTTFLNAMPAYIGGDVKAAAMKWVGGADDNYKQGLPTITGLLIFNDPITMVPLAVMDCAWLTMMRTAAANAVAMKYLAPRHVGVVSVIGCGVQGRANLRVMALQYPSIREARVYDINPDVLARCVAEAPVETGLNIVPVASAEAAVRDADIVVTAGYMPPNPTPYIENEWLKPGAMAAPVDYNVAFQSELCQRVDKLVTDDIGQMNYYRTKGYFEGVPQAWDLGDVVAGTKPGRQTDGERTMSMCMGIGIDDAVTAKLIYETARARGVGTQLPL
- a CDS encoding DUF362 domain-containing protein — protein: MSQVSLVTAPSEPLDALVAAVDRALALIGQDHCVRTGDRVLLKPNLHGGQGYTSARTIEALCRWSLDQGAAQVTIGDGAYWGMTDGTEYFEQTGMADVARRTGARLVFFHSGPYRLLQPHHDALPETIGVSEHLYEADAVINVPIPKTHFNALITITLKNLKGCLRPVDKKRFHEMDLHAALAAMNTVIAPLVTVNVLDGTIGYEGMGPGNADPFPWGLLAASTDPVALDATACRLMGIDPVQVRVVRESARLGVGVADEAAIELLGESPEAYRRRFVRPHEALARAFPGLRILSEKACSVCMESLFQGLQSAKEQWCEGKALTVLIGAGPASEADLLIGRCACRGEAGKRAILGCPPPSGEICDAIVNGIRE
- a CDS encoding recombinase RecA; protein product: MPEPYSTGVSFLDELLGGGLQPGTLTVVRGATGVGKTQLGLSFCQAGLAQEGQRGFILDMGSRGDTQQHAEYARRLFGWELRQGRVDLSHLWNGFQPVDYLNPFGYVGKRVLRDEMNDEQWRAWKLTVNESLRQVLAHCYYHFVHGVRRQLVDGIEPFDRARESAQVDLFEYILHQIVRKPHDWVARDLFQGRWQAVRDQVMAHPYNASEIATVFLQTTPETELHQLIAAQTMEDDLTTNATTIILMGRLPSAERVERGVFVLKHRGSWCSDEIVKFRLTAHGLEAV
- a CDS encoding C45 family peptidase, whose product is MPLRTVELAGTPLAMGRQYGEELREEARAMVGTRLELAAQTAAELQPARDLQWCLDVAADAVPALEAYSPPVYQELQGIAEATGLSLPELVIGNGWTDFRDLLKARGASHNCTSIAAGAPLTADGHTLVAQTWDMNHSAAPYLVVVRRRPDDGPRTLSLTTAGCLSLIGMNEDGLAIGNTNLTPTDARPGVFYLALIHEALRQRTLDRAAAAITDACRMSGHYYYLADAADRFVGLETMATRHAVMSLTDGRICHTNHYLDQAQATSGMATTPGASSLSRQERGSELMAGLRWDVTNTSLSQVLSDHRGENCICRHVQEDTPWASLAAVVMEPATRQVWVWAGPPCEGDVQCLEP